From a region of the Candidatus Acidulodesulfobacterium acidiphilum genome:
- a CDS encoding MarC family protein, protein MQNIILIFFKDIFLALIPIFVAIDVFGILPIYLDFVKDTEADEEKKIRKNSLITAFSVGIGFLLLGKSLFAVMGISIYDFEMAGGVLLFIISINNLLAEKRKLYSSADKADLGVVPIGVPLIVGPGVLTTLLIITGIYGYIIVTIAFIINLLIVYVVLKNTRLFLRYLGKNGSNAAGKLAALLLAAYAVMMIRVGVINTIITYMKSLHSS, encoded by the coding sequence ATGCAGAATATTATTTTAATTTTTTTTAAAGACATCTTCCTTGCTTTAATTCCCATATTCGTCGCAATAGACGTTTTTGGAATTCTTCCTATTTATTTAGATTTCGTTAAAGATACTGAAGCAGACGAAGAAAAAAAGATTAGAAAAAATTCATTAATAACCGCTTTCAGCGTAGGAATAGGCTTTCTTCTGCTTGGCAAATCTCTTTTTGCGGTTATGGGAATTTCTATATACGATTTTGAAATGGCAGGAGGAGTTCTTCTGTTTATAATATCCATAAACAATCTTCTTGCGGAAAAACGCAAACTTTATTCGTCTGCAGACAAAGCGGATTTGGGAGTAGTTCCTATAGGCGTACCTTTAATAGTAGGTCCCGGAGTTTTAACTACGCTGCTAATAATTACCGGAATATATGGATATATAATAGTAACTATTGCTTTTATAATAAACCTTTTAATTGTTTACGTCGTTTTAAAAAACACAAGGCTTTTTTTAAGATATCTCGGAAAAAACGGTTCAAACGCCGCAGGAAAACTTGCAGCGCTTCTCCTTGCCGCATACGCGGTAATGATGATAAGGGTAGGGGTAATAAACACCATAATCACTTACATGAAGAGTCTGCATTCTTCTTAA
- a CDS encoding glycosyltransferase family 1 protein yields MNNKKNKFNILHIDAFKNFGGAQNDVVILLKFLKLYHSEEFNIFVIHNNNERLKDELDKCGIQNFSVRMTNFIDIFSFLKIRRFLKRYDIDLINFHSSLDQFLGGIAAVSIFKKKIIKVLTRHVAYKVDFLKGFLIYRFLTDRFIVISDFIKKRLINDIGIDESLIRVIYSPRICGDENKTASFYESEKAEIREEFGIKPDEKMISLIGRLSGEKGHEVFIKAAELIIKKRRDLKFVIIGEGELHDYIVGLIKAKGLKDYFVISGFKENIEKFIYASDLITVPSGLEGMGSIIIESCALKKTVIASDVGGIPEIIKNNETGLLFKNGDFFELAEKIMYLIDKYDLIENFAVNCYNEVVKKFDAKAVASQTAEFYIELLNSVNRKK; encoded by the coding sequence ATGAATAACAAAAAAAATAAATTTAATATACTTCATATAGACGCTTTTAAAAATTTCGGCGGAGCCCAAAACGACGTCGTAATTCTGCTTAAATTTTTGAAACTATACCATAGCGAAGAATTCAATATATTCGTTATTCATAATAACAACGAGAGATTAAAGGATGAATTGGATAAATGCGGCATTCAAAATTTTTCCGTAAGAATGACGAATTTTATCGATATTTTTTCTTTTTTAAAAATAAGGCGCTTTTTAAAGCGATACGATATTGACCTTATAAATTTTCATTCGTCCTTAGACCAATTTTTGGGCGGCATTGCAGCAGTTTCTATTTTTAAAAAAAAGATAATAAAAGTTTTAACGAGGCATGTTGCATACAAAGTAGACTTTTTAAAAGGATTTTTAATATACAGATTTTTAACCGACAGATTTATCGTTATATCGGATTTTATTAAAAAAAGGCTGATTAACGACATAGGAATAGACGAAAGTTTAATCAGGGTTATTTACAGTCCAAGGATCTGCGGCGATGAAAATAAAACTGCCTCTTTTTACGAATCCGAAAAAGCCGAAATAAGAGAAGAATTCGGTATTAAACCGGACGAAAAAATGATTTCCCTCATTGGTAGATTATCGGGCGAAAAAGGGCATGAAGTATTTATAAAAGCGGCAGAATTAATAATAAAAAAAAGACGGGATTTAAAATTCGTTATAATAGGCGAAGGAGAATTGCACGATTATATCGTGGGTTTAATTAAAGCAAAAGGACTTAAAGACTATTTCGTCATAAGCGGCTTTAAGGAAAATATCGAAAAATTTATATATGCATCCGACCTGATTACCGTTCCGTCGGGTCTTGAAGGAATGGGAAGTATTATAATAGAATCCTGCGCTTTAAAAAAAACCGTTATAGCTTCGGATGTAGGGGGAATTCCGGAGATAATTAAAAATAACGAAACAGGGCTGTTGTTTAAGAACGGCGATTTTTTTGAACTTGCGGAAAAAATAATGTATTTAATAGATAAATATGATTTAATTGAAAATTTTGCTGTTAATTGCTATAATGAAGTCGTAAAAAAATTCGACGCTAAAGCGGTGGCGTCTCAAACTGCTGAATTTTATATTGAATTGCTAAATAGCGTAAATAGAAAGAAATAA